One Citrus sinensis cultivar Valencia sweet orange chromosome 5, DVS_A1.0, whole genome shotgun sequence genomic window, ATCTGAAAGGCCacagaaagataaaaatataggAATATTAGAAGATTTCCAGCAGTGGGTGCAAGAAATGCAATTTGGTGAAAGAGTTTCTTGGGCAGTGGGAGGGTTGGTTCTCACAGCAGGTTTATTGTTTGTCAGGTCAGATTACTATCTTGCTACTGGTTTTGTGATAAAAGATTAGgtgttcatttgtttgttctcCTCTTTCATTGAGCAATTTTATTACTGTATATAGCTTTCCAAGGAACTACCTTTTACATTATGTTTCTTGATAATTTATAGCTTAAATAGGTCTAGTTATCTATAATTAAGCTTTTCACCATATAGCTTTTCCAAGTAAATAACTTCTTCATTAAAAGCTACCTTCACATGCAGCCATGCTATTGTTTGCTGACGAATCTGGAATAAAGCTTGTGTCTGATCTCTGGAATGTCATTTGGTTGCTTTAGTGgttgatttttcctttatgggtttggatgattttttttttccctttttcaaCAATCCAGTAAAAGGAGGAGCCATAGTCAGCGCCAAAAGCTAGCAGCAATTCAACGCACTGCTAGGAAACTGGAAGGAAAGATGAACCAAGCATCATCTCCTGTTAGTCAGGGAAATAGGAGAGGAAGTCGAAGATGAAAGCCTACTTGTATCCAAACATAATTTATCCATGTTGATCAACAGTTTTCTGATGAATTTATCATGATGTACATTaatgagattttattttctttctcaagtCACAAAAAGTAGATAATGTATTAGTCAGGGATTGTATATTCAAAGTCGTTTAAGATATTGATTCTATTTTTGAGAACCTTGTTGAATGTTGAAGAATAAATTTCTCTTACAGCATGCAAATGCTAAAGAGTTCAAGATTATTAGGATTAATTATGTACAATAACTAAGCCGTTcaatgaaaatcaattatcAAGGAGAGACTCTTTGCCGTTGGTAATGCCTTTAAGAGTATTAATAGACAATTGGGCAAAAGGAGTAACCCAATCAAGCACAAATTGCACAATATAATGTACAAATACTCGGTAGACAAGAATCAAGTCAGGCCATCCTCAAATCATTCTCACACCAATCAGCTGTTACAAGAAGAGATCAAATGATGTGAAATGCAACGATTTCTGTTCCTCCATGGAAGATAGCTTGTGAATCATTTACagattctttttttcccccataATACTTTTGATTGCTATTAAATTATCAGTAACCTGTGATCTGAAAGAAGGCACACTGCTTTCGAAACCCATTATCTTgacagaataaaaaaatttagcatGAATCGAGCTTCCTTTATCTCCTATTCGAACTAAAATAAATCTCCAGAAACCCCTTATTGCACGTCAGATCTTCCCAGTTTTAGGGGGCTGCTCAAACAATGACAAGAGTAAGGCATAGATTCTTAACCAATCCAACATATATATCAGAATTCTAGTAATATGATAAGATGGAAACAAGTATCTAATTATGAGTGTATGTCCatgtataatatataaaaattgttCCTTGGAGCATGTTTTAaaatcaacaataatattaatgagTGATGAAAGAAATCAAAAAATGTACGCCGTACCTTTTTAAGAGGCAACTTTGAATTAGAAGAACTTGGAAGCGATTTATCAGCAGGCTTCAATATCTCAAACGAACACACTAGGCTTTCGTTGACACTCAATAGAGCTCCTGCGTTGTCAAACTCCCCTCCATAGTTTGGAGCTGAAAATATTGTAACCAATCTTCGTCTAGCAAAAAATTCGTATCCATCCTCCACGACCTGCAATTTAACCcagaaaatttcttattttggaTGGTCAAATGAAGTAATTATCAGGCGCTTTTTGGGAAGTCTGCTGGTAATTGGTCTGGGTAGTGTGTTATGAGAAGTGCATCATAATCAAATCTCCCATCATCTTTTGAGGGCTTAATTACCACCACAAAATTTGGCACGATTTAACTTTGCAATGCAGAAACTATAATTAATCTTAGCTGTAGGAGCATGGTATAATCAATGAGAAGCTGGGATAATATGATTAATAGCCAGaacaaatatgtaaaattatcCCGATAATGCAAACAGACATTTCCAGTAGTTAACCATTAGTATTGGGGCTAATCCATGATATATAATACACCTACAAGAAACTCTGACACTTCAAGGATCCTAACTGAAACCAACAGAATCATAAAAATGGCTAACAAAAGGAAACCTGAAACTGAGGATGTCTTCTATTGCATGTACTTTGCAAGAACATGCTATTGTAAATGAGTAATCAGCATGCTAAAAATGAAAGTGTCATACCTGATGACCACGGCAAATGAGATCAAGGTCATTCTTATCCAAAAAATCAGCAACTACATCTGCTCCAAAGGTACATGAAACACCTCGGTCACTATCTGCCCAGCCCTCAATGTTAGCATCAGGATCGGACCACAGCAGATCACAGAGAAGACCATTATCAGGAATATCAGTAGGCCTAGAGATATTCCTTATTTGATCCAAATTTTCCAACTCTGGAGAAAGTCCACCATGCATACAAAGTATCTTCTCATTAATGAGTGCCGCCACAGGCAAGCAATTAAAGCAATCAGTAAATATTTTCCAAAGCCTAACATTAAATCTCCTCTTGCACTCATCGTAAAATCCGTAAATCCGATTGATCTTAGCATCTTCATGGTTTCCCCTCAAGAGATGAATTTTATCTGGATATCTTATTTTGTAGGCCAGAAGCAAACATATTGTCTCCAAACTTTGCTTGCCACGATCAACATAATCCCCAAGAAAGAGGTAGTTTGCAGTAGGAGGGTACCCGCCATGTTCAAACAGTCTGAGGAGATCTTGGTACTGACCGTGTACATCACCTGCAAAAGGCTTCCAATATTAAAAACGCTAGATTCAAGGGCAAAAGAAGGATAAATGCAAATGAGCAAACAATCAACAGGTTTTCGGCCTTCAGGTAACGTTAtccaaataaacaattataaagACAACACCAATACAACAGTTAATATACAATCTCTTGGTAATAGAAGTTCAGCCAATCAAGAATGGACACATGAAGTACATGCCTAGAATCAATTTTACGCATACTCAGATAAGAATTGTTCCCCAATTCCCTGTCAATCATACCAAATTACCAGCaaaaccaaaatttttatcacaaTTTTCCATCAATGAGTGATCTCATCATATTCTCGCCCAAGACAGACCCATTAATAC contains:
- the LOC102617266 gene encoding serine/threonine-protein phosphatase PP1 codes for the protein MMMMTMEGMMDKVVLDDIIRRLLEGRGGKQVQLSESEIRQLCVNARQIFLSQPNLVEVEAPIRICGDVHGQYQDLLRLFEHGGYPPTANYLFLGDYVDRGKQSLETICLLLAYKIRYPDKIHLLRGNHEDAKINRIYGFYDECKRRFNVRLWKIFTDCFNCLPVAALINEKILCMHGGLSPELENLDQIRNISRPTDIPDNGLLCDLLWSDPDANIEGWADSDRGVSCTFGADVVADFLDKNDLDLICRGHQVVEDGYEFFARRRLVTIFSAPNYGGEFDNAGALLSVNESLVCSFEILKPADKSLPSSSNSKLPLKKPPKTGKI